Sequence from the Nocardioides exalbidus genome:
AGCCCACCGTCCCGGCCGGTTGCGACAGGACGTGAGTGCACCCGAGATCACCCGCGCCAGCGTGGGGCTGCGCAGCGAGCGCGGTCCCCTCCTCCTCGCGGTGATGCTCAGCATCGGCCTGGTCGCGATCGACGCGACGATCCTGGCGACCGCGGTGCCGTCCGTGGTCGACGACCTCGGCGGCTTCACCTCGTTCCCCTGGCTCTTCTCGATCTACCTGCTCGCGCAGGCCGTCTCGGTGCCGATCTACGGCAAGGTCGCCGACCTCTACGGGCGCAAGCCGGTGATGCTCGTCGGCATCGGCCTCTTCGTCGTCGGCTCGCTGCTGTGCGGCGTCGCGTGGAGCATGCCCGCGCTCATCGTCTTCCGGCTCGTGCAGGGCCTCGGTGCCGGAGCCGTGCAGCCGATGGGCATGACGATCGTCGGCGACGTCTACTCGCTCGCCGAGCGCGCCAAGGTGCAGGGCTACATCGCGAGCGTCTGGGCCATGGCGTCGGTCGTCGGCCCGACGCTGGGCGGGATCTTCGCCGACTACCTGTCCTGGCGCTGGATCTTCCTCGTCAACCTCCCGCTCGGAATCGCGGCCGGCTGGGTGCTGTGGCGCCGCTTCGACGAGAGGGTGGAGCCCCGCAAGCACTCCATCGACTACCTCGGAGCCGTGCTCCTCGCGGGCGGCGGGTCGCTCCTGCTGCTCGGGCTGCTCGAGGGCGGCGTGCGCTGGGGCTGGGGCTCCGCGACCGGCGTGGCGATCCTCGCCGCCGCGGCGGTGCTGGTCGTCGCCTTCGTGGCGGTCGAGTCGAGGACGGCCGAACCGGTGCTGCCGCTCTGGATCTTCCGCCGGCGCGTGCTCAACGCGTCCAACTCC
This genomic interval carries:
- a CDS encoding MDR family MFS transporter, with the protein product MSAPEITRASVGLRSERGPLLLAVMLSIGLVAIDATILATAVPSVVDDLGGFTSFPWLFSIYLLAQAVSVPIYGKVADLYGRKPVMLVGIGLFVVGSLLCGVAWSMPALIVFRLVQGLGAGAVQPMGMTIVGDVYSLAERAKVQGYIASVWAMASVVGPTLGGIFADYLSWRWIFLVNLPLGIAAGWVLWRRFDERVEPRKHSIDYLGAVLLAGGGSLLLLGLLEGGVRWGWGSATGVAILAAAAVLVVAFVAVESRTAEPVLPLWIFRRRVLNASNSGSFVVGVLMLGLTSYVPLYAQAVLGHGALVAGLTLASMTIGWPIAASTSGRFYLGIGFRRTVLMGAAFVVAGGLLLLRVSADSALCELALPCFVMGIGFGYVASPGVVVAQSSVGWEHRGVATGTNMFARSMGSAVGVAVFGAIVNSRVAGAGTAGTVDLEHLAAGVLAPAIHAVFVCSAVVAFVLLLSGLLMPRNAGTQPAP